A window of Quercus robur chromosome 12, dhQueRobu3.1, whole genome shotgun sequence genomic DNA:
TGGGTTTTTGAATGTTGACTATAAAAATCATGTAAATTCCAAGAGGAGAGAGGCTTTAAAGAGAGGAGATGGTCGTGCTGTAATGGATCACTTTAGAAAGATGCAATTAGAAGATCcatcttatttttattctatacaacttgatgatgataatcaaattttgaatattttttgggCTGATTCTAGATCTATAGTTGATTATGGATACTTTGGGGATGTTGTATGTTTTGACACCACTTATCGAACAAATTCATATGGTCGACCCTTTGCTCCATTTATTGGGGTTAATCATCATAAACAATCAATTGTTTTTGGTGCAGCTTTACTTTATGATGAAACTATAATGTCATTCAAGTGGttgtttgaaacttttttgagtGCAATGTCaggaaaacaaccaaaaactatATTTACAGATCAATCTGCTGCAATGGCTAATGCAATAGAAGATGTGTTTCCTGAATCAAATCACCGTCTATGTGTGTGGCATATTTATCAGAATGCTGCTAAGCGTCTACATCATATATTTAATTCATCAAACCAATTTCGAAATGATTTTAGTAATTGTGTGTATGATTTTGaagatgaaaatgaatggaTGGTTGCTTGGAATGACATGCTTGAGACATATGATCTAACTGATAATCCATGGTTGCGTGAAATGTTTGATGTGAAAGAGAAATGGTGTATGGTATACGGTAGACATATGTTCACTGCTGATATGAAAAGCACTCAACGCAGTGAGTCAATGAATAGTGTGCTAAAGAAATACTTGAAACGAAAACATGGtcttttgcaattttttggACATTACTCTAGAGTATTGTTTGATAAGCGAAGTCAAGAACTACAAGCAAAGTCCAAAATGAGACAAACAACACCAGTTTTActatttgattttgagatgTTGAGACATGCTGCAAAGTTGTACACTCCagaaatatttaaaatgtttcaagATGaatatgtgaagattgtggattgTACTATTTACAAGGCTAGTAAATCTGATTCTATCACAGAATACAGAGTGAAATATCGAAACAAAACTCAAGAGCATTTAGTCAAATATGAAGCCTCAACAACGACAGTCCAATGCAGTTGCATGAAGTTTAGTTTTTTGGGAATTCTATGTTCCCATGCTTTGAAAGTTCTTgacaagaaaaatgttaagagAATTCCACCTCATTATGTATTGAAAAGATGGACACAAGATGCAAAGGCTGGTTCTATCAAGGACTATCGTGGCATTGATGTTAAAGGTAGTGCTCGAGAGTCAGTGGGAAAGCGTCTTTCTCACTTGAGTCACAAATGCCTTCAAATTAACACATTTGCagcagagagagagatgatGTATGAACATGTTGATAAATGTTTTGACAAATTATTGCAGGATTTGCAAGAAATGAGAATTAAATGTTGTTTGTCCTCTATGGAGGGTGAGATCCATGGTGAAGTTGCTCCCAAGAATGTTTCACAAGATGACGGTGGATTTGAGTCACATGTGGACATTTCTCAAGGCATATGTGGGATCAAAACAAAACCTACTGTAGGTCGTCCAAGAGGAAGGTTGAAAAGTTCATtagaaaggacaaaaaaaaatctcaaagtaAGAAGGATCAATCCAAAAAGACTTGTGGAGCA
This region includes:
- the LOC126710118 gene encoding protein FAR1-RELATED SEQUENCE 5-like, with protein sequence MDGGYMQQQPPISPDQLDSPPLHLLPPSLIPTHLVSHSSNAAPINLPPRTTAPTAPTTPSCLSILPDNEKCSYSQFVQEEAQVKPIDGSPNTPSKHNMEIKAPMIGMKFDCDDSAYEFYKQYAHRMGFSVRKQYVRRGSAGHVKRRTFCCSKEGERAIDKRREQVSFHHPISQIGCLAQMTCQLQKDGMLEVVSFHEQHNHEFAPSPMKHMLRSNRKITLAQQAFADDAEKSGVSIKQTIDLLSMQVGGYENLGFLNVDYKNHVNSKRREALKRGDGRAVMDHFRKMQLEDPSYFYSIQLDDDNQILNIFWADSRSIVDYGYFGDVVCFDTTYRTNSYGRPFAPFIGVNHHKQSIVFGAALLYDETIMSFKWLFETFLSAMSGKQPKTIFTDQSAAMANAIEDVFPESNHRLCVWHIYQNAAKRLHHIFNSSNQFRNDFSNCVYDFEDENEWMVAWNDMLETYDLTDNPWLREMFDVKEKWCMVYGRHMFTADMKSTQRSESMNSVLKKYLKRKHGLLQFFGHYSRVLFDKRSQELQAKSKMRQTTPVLLFDFEMLRHAAKLYTPEIFKMFQDEYVKIVDCTIYKASKSDSITEYRVKYRNKTQEHLVKYEASTTTVQCSCMKFSFLGILCSHALKVLDKKNVKRIPPHYVLKRWTQDAKAGSIKDYRGIDVKGFARNEN